The genome window gctaatttttgtatttttagtagagacagggtttcaccatactggccaggctggtctcaaactcctgacctcatgatctgcccacctctgcctcccaaagtgtttggatgacaggcgtgagctattgCACCTGGCTGAgggttttcatttcattgatcatCCAGCATCTTGCTCTTGATTCTAGAGGTTCTGAGGAGGTcccttgtttctttccttttttaaaaatatctctcttttttttttttttttttccccttaagagacagggtcttaatctgctgcccagggtgaagtgcagcagtgccatcgtagctcactgccacctcaaacttctgggttcaagcaatcctcccacttcatcctcccacgtaggtgggactacaggtgcatgtcaccatgccctgctagtttttttttttttttttaagataaggtcAAGGCCAGGTGAGGtagcttacccctgtaatcctagcactttaggcagccaaggtaggcagattgtctgagcccaggagtttgagaccagccttggcaacacagaaaaaccccatctctaccaaaaaagatatgaggattagctgggcatggtggaatacacctgtcatcccagccactCCTGGGAAGATCACTtatacccaggaggcagagttgcagtgacaTCAATCATACCAggccactgcaatctagcctgggtgacagagcaagacccttgtctcaaaacaacaacaacaactaaaaaaaGATAGGGTtcctctctgttgctcaggctggccttgagaaCTCCtaatttcaagcaatcctcccccttggcctcccaaagtactgggattacaggcatgaacctatGTACCCAGTCTATTCTCTTTTTATTGAGATAAGagtcacataaaataaaattaaccattaatcATATTAAAGTGTTCAATTCTTGGCATTTACAtccacaatgttgtgcaaccttCTCCAATGCCTATTTctggtaaattcttttttttttccataatttcttttaaattatttttgactttttctcCTGGTCTTCTGTTATCCTTTCTGCAGGTCGCTTCTTCAACCCCTTCATTTTCCTGGTTTGTAGTTTGCTTATCTTGGTTCTACACATGAATCCTTCCATAAGTTGTACCAAAAGTATCATTggagatatttttcttcttctttggctTGAgagcttttggcattttcatagataatttataaaggtcaTCGGATGCCAGGTGTGTCCTCCTCAGAAACAGATCCAATGAGGGTCCTATCTCTTCCAATTCAATCCGTGGTGTTCTGCAACCAGATTTCTTCAACAGCAACTTATAGCTTCGAAAGTAAATCTTCCCATTCAGTGCAGTGAAGTGCAGAACATACTCTAATCCAGCCAGGCAGATATTTGATACTGTGGGGCCTCTTAAGAAATCAATAAGAAGACTTTTTAGTCTTCTATAATCTTCTGTTACATTGAAATCATCACCAGCAAATATTAGCATGGGTTTTGTTCCCTCAGGACATTTACTGTTCTTAATGTCTTTTAGAGAGACAAAATTCTCAATACCTAATTCAATCATATCCAGCACATGGTAGTCATACATATGACCTATTACTAGATTATTTGGCTGCTTCTTATTATAGGAGCCAAACATGAATAAAGAACAATCTgacttctttgaaaataattccaGTGATGTCTGATCCTCAAAAGgtcttgtaatatttttctttttatacagtACACCATATGTTTTTTTCAGTGCACACACATCTTTAAGCACTTGTGTCACTGTTGCATTTGCATTTCCCCCTTTAATCAGCAtggcatttttaatattttcattgagTTTTGGTTCTCTCTTCTCAAGGAATCTCTTGAGTCTTTTCATTTTGGGCTTTACAACTCGATCCAGAGCATCTATCGCTACCACTACCTGGAACTCTTAACTAGGTGGATCTAGTTCTTGTAAATTCTTATTACTCCAACAGGAAACCTTATAGCCATTAAGTAGTCACCCCacattcctccttccctccagctCCTGGCAAAGACcaatctgttttctctcttttttttgagacggagtctccctctgtcgcccaggctggagtgcagtggtactatgtcatctcactgcaacctccgcctccggagttcaaaagattctcctgcctcagccttctgattagctaggattacaggcacctgccaccatgcccgactaattttttgtatttttagtagagatggggtttcatcgtgttaaccaggatggtctctatctcccgaccttgtaatctgcccacctcagccccccagggtgctggaattacaggagtgagccactgcacccagcccaccaatctgatttctgtctctatggatttatctACTCTGGATGTTCATATAAATGGTTTCATACAATacgtgaccttttgtgtctggcttctttcacttagcatagtgttttcaaggttcatctacattatagcatgtatcagtatttcgtTTTTATGgcggaataatattccattgtctgaatatactacattttgtttatccattcatcagttgataggcatttgggttgttttcattttttggctaTGGTGAGCAGTGCGGCTATGAACACTTGTGTATGAGTAATTATTTGactgtctgtttttttgttttgagatggagtcttgctctgtctcccaggctggagtgcagtggtgtgatcttggctcactgcaacctccacctcctaggttcaagtgatcctcccacctcagcctccgaagtagctgggattatagacgccacaatgcctggctaatttttgtatttttggtagatacagggtttcaccttgttgatcaggctggtcttgaactcttctcaagtgatctgcccgcctcagcctcccaaagtgctgggattacaggtatgaaccactgtgcccagccaaatgtctgttctaaattattttgttatGCCTAGGAATGTatttgctgggtcatagggtaactctatgtttaactttttgagtaactgccaaactgttctttATAGCAGCTACATCATTAATATGTAAACATCGATACCAATAAActataagggttccaatttctccacattctaaccaaaatctcatgttggttttttgtgtttgtttgtttgtttgttttgagatggagtctcactctgttggccagtctagagtgcagtagcgcaatctccacctcctgcaacctccgcctcctgggttcaagcagttctcttgcctcagcctcccgagtagctgggattacaggtgcgcaccacctcgcctggctaatttttgtatttttagtagagatggggtttcacgatgttggtcaggctggtcttgaactcctgacctcgtgatccacccacctcagcctcccaaagtgttgggattacaggcttgagccattgcgcctggcatCCCTTTCTTCTTTTACAACAATAACATACAATTCATGTCTATGATGCACATGTTCCAACTCTGatgtttcatttatatattgagaTGGCACCTGgttatttatttcacttattttagagatggagtctcactgtgtttcccaggctgtacaTGAATCCCGGGGCTCAagaagtcctcccacctcagcctcctgagtagctgagattacaggttcc of Symphalangus syndactylus isolate Jambi chromosome 24, NHGRI_mSymSyn1-v2.1_pri, whole genome shotgun sequence contains these proteins:
- the LOC129474359 gene encoding ribosome production factor 2 homolog, whose product is MKRLKRFLEKREPKLNENIKNAMLIKGGNANATVTQVLKDVCALKKTYGVLYKKKNITRPFEDQTSLELFSKKSDCSLFMFGSYNKKQPNNLVIGHMYDYHVLDMIELGIENFVSLKDIKNSKCPEGTKPMLIFAGDDFNVTEDYRRLKSLLIDFLRGPTVSNICLAGLEYVLHFTALNGKIYFRSYKLLLKKSGCRTPRIELEEIGPSLDLFLRRTHLASDDLYKLSMKMPKALKPKKKKNISNDTFGTTYGRIHV